GAAATGTGTGGTTTCTTGGTGTTGCTATATATAAGGTGTTGGGGGATTGTTTGGAGTTAATATGGAAGATTTGGAGTAATGGTTTTGGAGGTTTTTATGGTAAGAAAGTCTTGATTTTTGATATCATCTGAAATATTATTACAGAGAGATATGTTTGTATTCAGTCTTGTCTAGGCTGtcacatttttcaaattcactTAGTGATacacttaattttatttattcaaatcacAGCTCAGTTTAGAATTGGTATTGTTCAAACTTTGATGAATTCattgaatttcttcttttatttttatggttaTAACTCAATAGCCACACTACTATGGCAACCCTAATTGATCCATATTACACATATGCATGGCAACGGCTCCGGGTACAATATCAGGGCTCCGTCCCGGACTCATCTTGAATAGGATAGgtttgaatcaaattaaatgaGTCTCTAAGCTGCTTGAATTTAAATGTTTGAATTCGTTAGGGTTTGGGATGGGTCCCGAGTTTTATGACAGACCTATCTTGAACTCGCCTGGAACCTACATACCCCGACCTggcataattattattaataatcatataatagaattttgaattttctcatTCACCCAtttcactttttaaaaatgatgatttgaaattaaataacgtttgtatataaatgattaataaTGAACAATTGAGGTAATTTAGtgaacaattaaaatatgatttgttttcatgtgttaaataatttgaaaaacttCAATGATTTGTAGTACTTAAATGCATGGAGTTTATTTCTAGTTGTATAtttgattaacttattattttttcaatatataataatgcgAGCAAAAAAATAGTCAAAAATGGTGGAATAAGTACTAGAGATAAAAACGTAAAAGTGAGAGTGTTATTGTtcgatttttatttacaagagagagattgattttgaattaaagCTCTAAGTATGAAACTACAATGTTTCTTTAAGCTAAAGTGGTAGGATAAAGGTGAAGTTGTAGTATGGGGGCTCGAACCGAAGAAACATATCAAAAACATGTGAAAACATTTCTTCTCTCGCTGGGGACTActctatttataggcaacCACGAGTTAGTTGGAAAACATCATGAATTTGGGGGTGCATGACCTCAAAGTTGTTGGATAATACTGAATCCCCTCAAATTTAGTGGATAGTCTCCAGCAGTTGGAGGATCTACCTCGGATTCAAGGGGTAGCTGGAGGATCCCCCTCAGATTCGGGGGTCGGTTGGAGTCTGCTGTGTATTTTATGAGGGATAAGGGTGCTTTCTCGAATTTTCAATGAGATGGTTGAGgagctttcttgattttcaaagAGGTGGTTGAAGAGTCTTCTCCTATCTGAAACCAAGCTTTTTAGGATTTATAGCGCTTCTCTTTGGGGGCCATGTGTCCTCAAGAGTCTGCTTGTCCTTATCCAATTATGTGAGGAGGCCTCAAGAGATCCTATGTGGATGCCAACTACGTTCCCTCGTGAACGCCACCAGATTTCAAGTCCTAAGTTTTCTTGAGGGCCTGTGTGGCTATCTTATGTAGGGGCACTCTCGAATTTAGGTcgattaaatttcttttttggttaatttattttttcggGGGACCTTCCAGTCCCCACGTGGGCTCTACCTGGACTGGGCCTTATGGGCCCTATCCCAAACTGGACCCCTTAGGGGTACCATAGGCTTTACATTTCTTTTCGCTTTTTAGATAATTTGGACCTCTTtacgaaaatcaatttttatacacatcatatagtataaaatattaattttatttaaatttatgattggtgaattcataacttttttctttttagaataatttgtTTCTAGGCTTCACCatgtgaataataataaattggattaatttaaatttaaaacaattatatgaaaaccagaatataaattaataattgtataaattataatcatttatattaattaattgaagaaaatatttgattcaCAATTAAAAAGCAATTCTGGGCCCAGAGGGTTTTGGACCAGGGCAAAGCCGAAAAATGCGATTGAGGCTAGTCCCAGGTTCAAGCTAGAGTTGGCGAGGCGAGTTCAGGTAACTGTCAAGCCTTACACATTAaggtttttctttctctttttgatCCTGATGCATGCAAAAATCACTTGGCTTAATTCTTTCGTGGACTTGGACTCCTGGCTTGAAGTATTTTACAAGCTTTAGGGATGGGGACCTGTAAAAATAACGGTAGCACTTTGACGCCCAAGTCAgtattcaatattaaaataacattattGAAAGACAAGAATATGAGtgaattatgattaaatatgcTGAAAAATCGTGCATAAGAATGAAAGTGCATGATAGAAATTGCTTAAAAGTATTCAAAAAGTCGTCTCCTCTTCAAGGAACGGGAACCTGTTTTCATAGTTGAGGTCTCCTAGTAATTACACGGTCTTATCTATGAGAATGTTGAAGGGGTGGTTCCCCTATGGATAAACATCTTGGGGTTTCTATCTAGTTAGTTGGTGAGATCAGAGGTCTATCCTTATCTGGAGAATCCAGCAGGAGTAGAGTTTTTATCTGTTAGGGGACTATCTTTCTGAACCTCCTCATCAGCTTCTTTTCTCAATCATATTTTGCCACCTAAAGTGTGTATCTAGTTGGCCACTAACCAGACAGGAATGGGAACCTATTTTCATAGTTGAGGTCCCCTAGTAATGACGTGGTCTGATCTCTGAGAATATTGAGGGGGTGGTTCCCCTATGGATAAACATCCCAGGCGTCCCTATCTGGTTAGTTAGAGAAATCGGGGCTCTATCCTTATCTGGAGAATCCACCGAGAGGAGAGTTTTTCTCTGTCAGGGGACTATCCTTATGAACCTCCTTCAGCTTCTTTTCTCAATCATATTTTGCCACCTAAAGCTTGTATCTAACTGGCCGTCACAGTGGAATTAAGTCCTCTGGCCTTCAATGAACAGGTTCGTATCTTAGGCTTTTGCTTTATTAAGCAAAGGCTAAGGGGAGGCTTATGAGGCCCTTCTCACCTCTTCTCCTTTACTAGGCGTTTTGGGGTTGGTTGTTGGACTAAGAGGTGGTTTGAGCTCTAAGTTTTGTATTTATGGTCAATCAGTctgtccccccccccccctacaattttgaataatcttttaatattttatttttatcaaaatacaaaccTTCCACCCGTTTTTTCTTAATAACAAACCATCTAGGCTTcctaaagatatatatattatcaattaacTCATAAGAACTTATTTCATTAAACTGCTCATCTTCTTGTAGCTATCGCTCTTCATAGCAATAATAGactaaattatctcaaaaatctcatattttcttttaataaatgcaatattttcaaatataactttctaatatttcttaaatttaatttcaagtatttttataaactttttatcAATTCTTCACTactacatattttaattaaacaccagtacatataattaagtattgTCAATAGGCCCAataaaattgagtaaattaattatagtaatgattaaatctaataaatctAGTAATTTAATCAACCAACTATAATGTTGTTATggcaaatgtgatatttaattagacattaatttaaataaccaaactcataaaattttccgactaaattttaaatcggACAATAGAAactacatttaataaatgcagtaaccaaataacttaaatatactaattaattaataaattaaactgaTAATTTATTACCGCAAAAGAACGAATTCTCTGATTGAAAGAAaagtgtgtgtatgtatatatagtacaCAGTGATATGTGTATGAATTTTGTGGGCCCACAAATGAGGAATTGGTGTCTTGGAGTGGAGTAGCCGGTGGGAGACGTGCTACCACCAATGCCAACTTCACCTTATtcttatgtgtgtgtatatgtatattaacaACTTGTGacgttccaaatttaattcctgaaaactttattatatttaaatttcattctaTCATTTATTTACTCATTAACcatattttataactatttatcaattaatctcacAATTATGCATCAAAAAATTGCGGAGGTTACACTTGGACTAGTGCCCGACACAACTGATTAATTGAATCATTCATGATCAATCATTAATCACAAAAGCCTGCTACtgtgggtggtcgtctagtaACGGTCtctggcactagagactaagtGAATATCCGTGTGAATGTTTAGGCTCCCAAGTTTCATATGGGTACGGTCCTTTTCTCTATCATCTGTCGGTCTTAGTTTAGatcatggaattgggtgtcggtttTCATCCTAAACTACGCATCTAtgctttaatacttgagactGTATTCCGCTTAATTGTTCAACATAGgaatatgcatttttttaagttgCATTGGATTGAAGGATTCGGAATCACAAATTCTTCCTAACAAATCCTTTGGAtatgtttgaataattttaaatgtaaagaatttcaaatttttctattttaattctgAACTAAATTTCGATAAATATGggtgaatttcaaattcatttcaaATGAAGTCATTGAAATTCTTTCTCCAAATTCTtccttcaaatccaaatatattcttaCCGTTTTGGTCATTTCTGACAATTGACtgttaaatttacaatttttgtcattttcgtTAAATTGATACCAGAACTATTCGAATCCTATACTAAGAATTGTATGCACTTCACATACTTGGATATTTAcacttattaattacttaattataaattttagattacgaatcatttatttatattaatatcttaaaatttaaataatttataattaatttttttatttttctaaaattatagttatccCGTGCCTCAGCACGAGGTCCTAACTagttatacaaataaataaattttgataaaaatatcttaaattattatattatgctCTTTCCTTCAAGATTAatgcagaaaaaaataattttgaaacgaCCATCATATCATTCATTTATTCAGCTACATCTGAAGTTTTCACATCAAGACTTTGAGTTGCTTCATCATAACTTATAGGGCATTTCTTGTTTGCTCTGCAACACCAACTCCCTCCTCAAAATCTTGCCTGCAGCAGAGCAGACCTTGCCTTTCATGAAACTCACCCCccttattttcttgtatggTGCTACCTGAAAATTCTCAAGATTAAGAggttagatttttttattttgaagataAGTTGATAAAGtgtttgaataaaagaaaattataagatgtatgtaatgataattttgcaattaataCGGTCGGAATTGCATGGCTTAGAAGATGTTAGTAATGTTAATTCTACTGTGATCATATTGCTAGCTAGGAATAGATGCAGCAAAAAGGGAACGGGACATCTTAATAGTACCTGGTTGGCAACAAATTGGATGATCTGATCTTCTGTTAGCTCAGAATCAGCTGCTCTCACCACATATGCTATGGGAATTTGTCCTGCTGCTTCATCTTCAACTCCGCAAGATTTTCAAAAGTGTTAAAAAcacatatatgtgtgtgtgtgtgtggctGCATCTAGTATCTGAGGATGTCCGGTTAGTATTGCTTCTAGCTCTGCCGGAGCCACCTGCATTTGTCGACGTTTCAGCTAATGAGCTGCTAACGTTATCTACACCAATGCTCTTCTAGAAACTCAAACGATGCATACCTGATAACCATTGTGCTTGATCAACTCCTTTATCCTGTCAACTATGTAAATGTACCCCTCATCATCGAAGTAGCAAAGATCTCCTGTTTTCAACCACCCTTCCGAATCAAACGTTGCAGCAGTCGCCTCAGCATTGCCCAAGTACTCTTTCATCACAGTTGGGCTCTTCAGCCACAGTTCACCTTCCCTATTTGGCGGCAGTTCCAATCCCGTCTCAAAATCCACCACCTTGGCAGTAAAGCATGGAAGCAACCTAGCTGACGAACCAGGACGAGCCTTTGCTTCTTGATTGGATGCAAAGAACGTAGCCGCACCACAACTCTCAGTGAGACCGTAGCCTGGCCTCAGCTCAACCCATGGAAACTTGACCCTGAATGCATCGGCCACCTCTTTGCTCAACGGTGCAGCCCCAGATCCAACTCGTCTCAAAGATGACAAGTTGTATCCTCCACCATTGTACTTCACCAGGCCGAGTATCACCGGAGGGACAGCTGGTATGTTACTCACCTTGTGATTGTGAATAGCTTCAAGCATTCCTTGGAAATCAAATCTTTGCATTAGAACAGTGGTGGTGCCCGCGCAGAATAATCCAAGCCCAAAAAATACTAGACCATAGATGTGGAACAAGGGTATGAAGCAGAGGAAGACATCATCATGGGCCTTGGATACGTCGACAGACCACTTGAGTAGTGTAATAACTGATATGAAGTTGGCATGAGTTAAGACAACTCCTTTGCTGGTTCCAGTGGTCCCTGAAGAGTACAGTATTGCTGCTGTGTCTGATTGAGTTGGCTTCACTCCTGGAATTTCTAACGGTTCGCATTTCTCAATCAACTCTTCAACTGAAAGCTGGCTATCATCTGTACCACGCGATGTAAGGAGAACAGGCACTCCAGTTGGAGACACCTTGTGCATCTCTTCTGGGGAAGAAACAGCAAGTTTTGGACCCGAATCGCTCACCTGCTTGGCAATTTCCATTTCAGTGTTAAGTGGATTGGCAGTGGTTATCACACCACCAATGGAGAGCACTGCAAGACATATGGTGGAGTATAAAAGTGAGTTTGGTGATAAGATCAACACAACATCGCCCTTCCTCAGTCCAAGACCATGATATAAACCGGCAGCAAGCGTGTTGATGGAGCGGCGAAGCTTAGCATAGGTGAGTCTGCGATTAGTGGCAGAGTCGATGAGTGCCACCAGTTTTTCAGCATGCTCCGGTGGTGGGAACTGTGATAGAACAAACGTGGCTGTGTCAAGGTTAGGCTGGGTCGGGATTTTGTTCTGCTCACTGAGATGGACAAGTGAATAGTAGATTCCGCTTTGTGCATCGAAGCCACTTCTTTTGTCGAACAGTAGAGACTGACTGACCGGTTCTTCCTCACTACCAGCCATTGCCATCCAACTCTCTTCAATGTGAATTTTCCAGACTATCTCACAGGTGAATGGCTGTCAAATGTTCGATAAGTAAGTTGTCTTTTTGTCATGTTCTCGTAGCTAAATCCTAAGGGATGCTACTGTTCGTCATTTTGCTCAGTTGCCGGCAAAAGCAAGAAGAGCAAGTCATCCTTAATAATTGAGGGATAGTATATTTCAAGCATCACTTTCCATTCGGATGTTTCCAAAAGAATGATACGCTTTGGCCGGCCGAGCTTTTGTCTGTTATCATTTTGCCAACTATATAATGAATGACTCGTGAGAATTCCAATCCTCCTTTGGAGGCACACGCCAAGATTAACAAACACCAAGGAAACATAGATATGCTCAAATATAAAACAGCACCCAGTTATTTCAAGTTCTGAAAAGAACCTAATGTTCTAAATATTCGTCGTCCAGCCAAAAACCATAAACTCGCTACacagtaaataaaataaagtcaCAGAACTAGTGTCAGTGCTTCCAGGGCAGAAGCTGAGTATCTTATAATCCAGAACTTTGTCCAGCGATTTTATACCAATATATCCTAACATTTTGTAGCAGCAGTCAGTGGACTGCTCCAAGAAGAATCCTATTTTTTCCTAACCACCTATTCCATTGGagaaccaaaaagaaaaaaaaaagggtatcAGCCGTAGGCGGATTTCCAGTTTGAGAATACATATTGAAGCTTTTCACTTGTGCAATTTGTATTAGAGCGTTAGTTGAGCACTCCCGAAAGTCTACTTTGCGCATATACAGGTCCCTATTTTGAAGCTCATGGAAAGAATTAGGACCCAGAAAAATATGAAGCAGAACCAACCCCTGGATAGGGTAGACAAAGTCTTCCCTGGAAGTATGCTAACACTTGATTCCAGACTAGCAGAACCATCGTTGCCCCGTGAAAAGCCAAAAGAAAGGACAATGTTGAAGTTCTCAGGCTTGCCAAATGACTGGACTCTTCCATTGCCATCGGTtgtcaaatttcttatttgGATCATGCCAGCAGTAACATGAACCGAACTGGAAGGTTGAGATAAGGAATTGAGACGAAGAGTTGTACTTTTTGATGGAAACTCTGCAGCAAAGGCCGGGGGGGCAGGGATGCTGCCCAACATATGACTTGCCTGTTTGATGAATGGATATTGAACATCTGCACCACACGAGAGACAAAGTTAGATACCTTAGCAATGTACTACCACACTAAAGTTATCAAAAGTAGGGTGACTTCTCCGGTACCTGATTCATATTTAGCCGAATCTTGCTTATCAGATGGTGATGCAGCATCATTATCATTGTTGTCATCAATTTGTCCACTCAGCAATGTAGATTTCTCAGTTTCGCCATTCAATTCCTGGAAACAAAAGTACAAGTTAGAGTACTGTGTTTCAAAAGCGAGAATTGAAACACAATGAATTTCAAGTGAGAAATTACCTGAGGAAGCAATGCTTGATCTGAGATAAGTTCCTCACTTCCCAGCATCACTGAAGGATCGTATGCAAAGTGTTGTGCGTTATCATCATTGGCACCAAAGAATGTAAGGTACTCCTCAAGCATGTCAAAAGCAGAGGTATTAGTTTCGGCGGCTGAATTTGGTAGATCGTTAGATTCAATGAATCCTCCATTTCCATATTGGAGGTTGTCAGAAGAATCCAGGAATGGTTCATCAAGTAAGTAATCTAAATCATCAGAATTCCCAGACTTGCTGGATTCACCGATGTATTCATGCTTGACTGCTCTTACAGTCATATCATATGGAGCAGGCAAATCATAAAAGTTCTTATCCTCATGCTGCTCAGCTTCACAATATTGTTCTCCTGCATTGACCAAGAGCTGTTGAGTGTCATTGACAGATTCTGCGGTTTCCTCGCCATAGCTGCCATCTGCAGGTTGGAACTTCAATGGAAGAGGAGAAGTATCAGATGGAACATCTGGTCCAAGAATCTGGTGAAAAGAAAGATTTAGTGGAAGAGATCATGAAGACAATGCTACACATCACAGAGGCTTCTGCAAAGCATGGAAATTACAGGCAAAAAGACATATCATGAAGACAGTGAACTGGACCAGTCCCATGATTTCAAATGCAAAAGCAATAGCAACGGTGCCCAAGTCAATCAGAAATCCTAAAATAAGATATTCCTCTCTGGTTCAAAGCCCCATGTCAATTCTCTTACTTTAATTAACTTTCTCCCcttaatttttgatttatatGGAGAGGACAATAACAGATGAACATATAACACATAAACGACAACAGCCCGCATATCACTAAATATAATGTCCCATAAGGTAAAATGAATAGCTGAGctatgatattaaattttacaaaggaGACGATGACAGAATCAATATATGGACAACTCCTGAATTCTTCATAACAATCACAAATATATCATGTCACAGCCCCCACATGTTTTTACTCTAACCTACCTCGTACCACAACTACTTTTTGCTTTGACAAGGATGTAGGCGAATATCACAGATGTCTTGAGTCTATTCATCCACAGGACAGGGAAGATAATGGCAAAAATAGAAGAATGCTAAGGGCACAAACCTGCTCAAGGTCATCACCATCCAAATAAGCATCATCAACAAAGTCAACTTCCTCAGCAGCCTCCTCTTTTGGAACCAATTCCAACTCATCATCATCCCATTCCTCTTCCACAAATGGTGCCCCATACTGTTCACCGTTCTTCGGCCCTGAACCACTCTTCTGAAAGACTCGGCACAGCACAAATGCGTCCTTTTCCAGAGAAATGGATACAGGCAGTTTAGAAAGGTCTAAGACCTTTTAATAACAAATCAAACTCCACACTGGTTCTCATATCATAAAAATGTGAACAAAAGTAGttacaaattcattttcataataGAATTTATTCTATTGTTGATAACAGACATAAATGATggcaataaaatatttaaattatctcaaagttaaattcaaaaatagatCATCTTTCTTCCCTTTTATGCTGATTAATCAGAACTTAATCCAATATCCACATTGCAGTAAAATTACaagtcattttcttttctttcaagCCTACTTGGAGAGTCATATTTCCCTGGCATCATTTTCACTAATCCTGCCAACTAAAATCATGATGAGTCACagttaaaatataacatataatcaaccaaaaaataattatgcaacCCCACCTGAACAATGCCAGCTTTCTCCAACTCCAGGTCTGCAAGCCTGTACTCATGCATAACCCAGTTAGTCCTCTGCCCCTTTGGAGCACGGCCACTATGATAAACAAGGGTTTTCTTCATCCCAACAATTTGAGCTTTATGGTAGACAGCCCTGTCCTTCCCAGTTGTCTTCCAGTAACCTTTTTCAGTCGCTCGATTGGTCCTTGCTCCATTTCCATACTTCTTATCCAGCACGCTGAAGAAATACCATTCTAGATCTCTAGTCTTTAGccttgaaaagcctataacaGCCCAGAAttagtattgcattcatttcGGACTTGTAAATTGTAATGCCAAAAGAAACTTCAGTGATGCCTTGACAGTGACGTTAGAGCAATTTTTGTTCAAACATACATGAGCAGAGATAAATGCTAAAGTGTATGCTTGTAACACATAATTTATACACAGATTATCAACTAGAGATTCATGCTCTAAATCTGGCAACTAACAAGCGAGCAACAAGTCTGACATGACATCTGGTTCAAAAGGTTTATGGACTATCTTCCATGACAATTGAGTCAGAAGTATGATATGCACCATTCCTAGGCAGATAAAGATAGATACACTATCCCCAATCACTTTATACATTCCCATACAGTCCAACTAATTGCTTAGACAACTTTTCTACCAGAACCCACACGGATGAAGAAACTCTAATCAATCCGGTAGATAATATTCTTCAAAACAATGGGACACAGCTAGATAAACGTAAACGTTTACAGGAGAACTTCATACATCCTTTACTCAGCCTTACAGAATAAAATCtcaattgctcaattttagtTGATACTGTGCAAAAAAAGAGATGCAACCAAGACTAAAGCTACGTCATCCTAACACAAAACCAATCATTTGGAGGCCAGATCTACAACAATCCCAAAAAGCAGATAAGTTACAGCATgtaattcaatttttgcaaCATAATTCACAAGCAGGCACTGTCTACAGGTCCAGGAGACAAACATCAACTTGAAGAAGACAAAACCCCACCATCCACAGCAATAAACCCTAATAAAATTGTCCAAGAACAATATCTCAAGAAAAAACCAGAGCAAGTTAAAGAGCTAACAAAATAGGCACTCAATAGTACCACATCCCCCACAAACCATCAACTTCATACTCAATCACTCCACAGAAACAGCCCTACTTCCACCAAAAGCGAAAACCCCACACACAGCATCCAAACACTTGACTAAAAAGCAAAtgaacaaaaacacaaaaacccAGAAAGTAGAGAAAATGGGCTCGAGAGAAACATACTAGGAAGATCCCAAGGCTCCGCCTTGTAAATATCGATCTCCGAAATCGCATCAAACCGAAACCCCTTCCCGCAGACTTTTCTCCTCAAATAGTACCGCACCAACTCCTCGTCCGTCGGATGGAACCGGAATCCGGGCGCCAGCATACTCGAAGATCCAGACGATTTCTTCTTCCCTGCAACAGAATCCATTCCCAAACATAGAAAACAATCGAGGGTTTTTCTCAAA
This region of Sesamum indicum cultivar Zhongzhi No. 13 linkage group LG4, S_indicum_v1.0, whole genome shotgun sequence genomic DNA includes:
- the LOC105161077 gene encoding LOW QUALITY PROTEIN: 4-coumarate--CoA ligase-like 5 (The sequence of the model RefSeq protein was modified relative to this genomic sequence to represent the inferred CDS: substituted 2 bases at 2 genomic stop codons) — translated: MAMAGSEEEPVSQSLLFDKRSGFDAQSGIYYSLVHLSEQNKIPTQPNLDTATFVLSQFPPPEHAEKLVALIDSATNRRLTYAKLRRSINTLAAGLYHGLGLRKGDVVLILSPNSLLYSTICLAVLSIGGVITTANPLNTEMEIAKQVSDSGPKLAVSSPEEMHKVSPTGVPVLLTSRGTDDSQLSVEELIEKCEPLEIPGVKPTQSDTAAILYSSGTTGTSKGVVLTHANFISVITLLKWSVDVSKAHDDVFLCFIPLFHIYGLVFFGLGLFCAGTTTVLMQRFDFQGMLEAIHNHKVSNIPAVPPVILGLVKYNGGGYNLSSLRRVGSGAAPLSKEVADAFRVKFPWVELRPGYGLTESCGAATFFASNQEAKARPGSSARLLPCFTAKVVDFETGLELPPNREGELWLKSPTVMKEYLGNAEATAATFDSEGWLKTGDLCYFDDEGYIYIVDRIKELIKHNGYQVAPAELEAILTGHPQILDAATHTHTYMCFXHFXKSCGVEDEAAGQIPIAYVVRAADSELTEDQIIQFVANQVAPYKKIRGVSFMKGKVCSAAGKILRRELVLQSKQEMPYKL
- the LOC105161034 gene encoding NAC domain-containing protein 78 isoform X2 yields the protein MDSVAGKKKSSGSSSMLAPGFRFHPTDEELVRYYLRRKVCGKGFRFDAISEIDIYKAEPWDLPSFSRLKTRDLEWYFFSVLDKKYGNGARTNRATEKGYWKTTGKDRAVYHKAQIVGMKKTLVYHSGRAPKGQRTNWVMHEYRLADLELEKAGIVQDAFVLCRVFQKSGSGPKNGEQYGAPFVEEEWDDDELELVPKEEAAEEVDFVDDAYLDGDDLEQFQPADGSYGEETAESVNDTQQLLVNAGEQYCEAEQHEDKNFYDLPAPYDMTVRAVKHEYIGESSKSGNSDDLDYLLDEPFLDSSDNLQYGNGGFIESNDLPNSAAETNTSAFDMLEEYLTFFGANDDNAQHFAYDPSVMLGSEELISDQALLPQELNGETEKSTLLSGQIDDNNDNDAASPSDKQDSAKYESDVQYPFIKQASHMLGSIPAPPAFAAEFPSKSTTLRLNSLSQPSSSVHVTAGMIQIRNLTTDGNGRVQSFGKPENFNIVLSFGFSRGNDGSASLESSVSILPGKTLSTLSRGWFCFIFFWVLILSMSFKIGTCICAK
- the LOC105161034 gene encoding NAC domain-containing protein 53 isoform X1, giving the protein MDSVAGKKKSSGSSSMLAPGFRFHPTDEELVRYYLRRKVCGKGFRFDAISEIDIYKAEPWDLPSFSRLKTRDLEWYFFSVLDKKYGNGARTNRATEKGYWKTTGKDRAVYHKAQIVGMKKTLVYHSGRAPKGQRTNWVMHEYRLADLELEKAGIVQDAFVLCRVFQKSGSGPKNGEQYGAPFVEEEWDDDELELVPKEEAAEEVDFVDDAYLDGDDLEQILGPDVPSDTSPLPLKFQPADGSYGEETAESVNDTQQLLVNAGEQYCEAEQHEDKNFYDLPAPYDMTVRAVKHEYIGESSKSGNSDDLDYLLDEPFLDSSDNLQYGNGGFIESNDLPNSAAETNTSAFDMLEEYLTFFGANDDNAQHFAYDPSVMLGSEELISDQALLPQELNGETEKSTLLSGQIDDNNDNDAASPSDKQDSAKYESDVQYPFIKQASHMLGSIPAPPAFAAEFPSKSTTLRLNSLSQPSSSVHVTAGMIQIRNLTTDGNGRVQSFGKPENFNIVLSFGFSRGNDGSASLESSVSILPGKTLSTLSRGWFCFIFFWVLILSMSFKIGTCICAK